The genomic stretch ACGATCTTCGCGGAGGGCTCTCCCGCGGAAGGTTTTTATGTTCTCCTTTCAGGCCGCCTGAAGATATATAAGCTTTCGATGGAGGGGAAAGAGCAGATACTGCACATCATCGAGTCCGGTGAGCCTTTTGCCGAGGTGGCCCTCTTTTCGGAGACCACCTTTCCCGCCCATGCCGAGGCTATCCGCGAGAGCGAGGTGATGTTCTTTTCGAGAAAGGCCTTCAAACAGCTTGCCGTGGACGACCCTTCCATCATAATGAACATGCTCGCCATTCTTTCCCAGAGGCTCAAGTATTTCACGCGTCTCGTGGAAGACCTTTCCCTCAAGGAGGTACCCCAGAGGCTGGCCGCATATCTCGTATTCCTGGCTCAGCGCGAAGGGTCGCACCAGGTCTCGCTCGGAATATCTAAGGGCCAGCTGGCGAGCCTCCTCGGGACCATACCGGAGACCTTGTCGCGCATCATGACGAAAATGGCCGGGCGGGGGCTCATCGAAATGCAGGGGCGCCGCATCAGCATAATCGACCGCCCTGCCCTTGAGGCGCTGGCCGACGGTACCCGGGGCCTCTGACAGGGGAGAGTTTTCCTGAAACTTGAAACTTGGTCCCACATGGACGATAATGATCGTGAATGTTCGGCGTGAAGGAAAGACGCCGCATGCCCGGGCAAATCCATGGGAGAGCTTTTGAGCGAAGACAACCTGCACCAGCTCCTGGAGTATCTGGCCAGAGCCGCAAAAGAAGTTTCGCGAGGGGACTATCGCTCGGCCGGGGAGATATTCGAGCTTACAAAATCCGGGAAATATCCCCCGGGGATAACGGAGCTTGCCGAGGCCTTCGGGATGATGATGGTGATGGTTGAGGCCCGTGAGGAAAACCTCGAAAGACTGATCGAGAACCTTAGAGAACAGAAAGGTGTTCTGGAAAATACCTCGAAAGCGCTGCACCAGGCAAACATAGGAGTACTCGAGGTCCTGGGGAGCGCCATCGCGAAAAGAGATCACGGGACAAGCGCTCACAATTATCGCGTTACACTTTATGCATTCCACGTGGCGGCCGCTCTGGGTCATGACGAGAAGCACACGAGAAGCCTCATCAAGGGGTCTTTTCTCCACGATGTGGGCAAAATAGGCATCAGCGACGCGATCCTCCTCAAGGAAGGGCACTTAACGGGCAGAGAATTCGAGATCATGAAAGGCCATGTGCAGCATGGTTCCGATATCGTCAACAGCTATTCCTGGCTTAACGACTGTCTCGATGTTGTCCTCTACCACCACGAGAAATTCAATGGCACGGGGTACATGGCCGGTCTGAAGGGAGATGATATCCCCATCAACGCACGGATCTTTGCAGTGGCGGACGTCTTCGACGCATTGACCAGCGCCCGGCCATACAAAGGTGCCATGAGCTACGATGAAGCCATGGATATGATGAGAAAGGGCAGAGGATCGCACTTTGACCCCGAGATAGTCGATAGTCTGTGCGGGCTTGGCGACGCCCTGTACCGGGAGATATATTTCGGAGACGAAGACCACCTGAGGAACACCCTGAAGGGGCGCGTACAGGACCTTTTCAGAGAAGAGAATAACCATTAAAGAATAGTGACCAATAGCCAATCTACCAATTGAAAGAACTTTTCTCATGGGCAGCCATCGGCTCCTGATTTTTTCTATTTGGTTATTTGAATCTGGTCACTGGGTGTCATCTTCCATCTTGCCCCTTTCTTCCTCGGAATACCTGAATATATCGAAGACGGAGACGAAGAGGGCAAGGACAAGAGGGCCAAGGATGAGCCCGATGAAACCGAAGAACTTGATGCCCCCAAGGATGGCAAAGAATATCGCCACTGTGGGCATTTTCATTTTGCCTTTGATGATGAGGGGCCTGAGTATGTTGTCAACGGAGCTTATGGCCAGCACCCCGACGAGAATGAGGATTATACCTTTTACATACTGGGCCTGGAAGAAAAGATAGATGACCATGGGGCCCCAAACGATAAAGGTTCCCACCGCGGGAATAAAAGATGCGATAAACATGGCGAGACCCCAAACCATGGGAGAGCGAATACCGAGAAGGGCAAAGGCGATGCTGCCAATGACCGCCTGGGACATTGCGACGACCACACCCCCGTAGATGGTGGATACGACGATATCCTTTGTCTGGCGGAGAAGCCGGGTGCGCTGTTTCCTGGAAAAGGGCATGAAACTCCCCATCTTTTCAATGAATGATGGACCGTCCTCAAGAAAAAAGAAGATGGCCAGGAACATGAAGATGAAATTGACGCTGCCGACGACAATGTTGCCGAACCCTGCCTTTATGAGACCCGTCGACTCTCTCGCCGTGTACACGATGCTGTCAGTCACGGTCTTGTAGAATTCCGCTTCCGTCGTCCGGAGGACGACGATGAGCTTTTGAACTACCGTGCTGACGATGGGGTGGGCGAGAAAACCCTGGAGCAGGTTGCCGTCACCTGTCTGGATGCGGTTCACAAGGGCGACCGTCTCCTGGGTGAGGAGATAGGCGAAATAGGAGAAAGGCCCGATGAGGATAAGAAAGATGGACAGAAGCGTCAGGATCGATGCAAGCGATCTGTACCTCACGTACTTAAGGATAAAGGCGTACAGGGGGTAGAAGATAAGGGAAAGCACGATCCCCCACATGATGGCGGACAGAAAAGGGCTGAGGATCTCGTATGTAAGATACCCGAGCACGACAACGATGAACATAAGAACGAAACTGTAGAACCTGTTTTCCATCATGGGTCCACCTGAATAGGGTTAAGGCTGCCCCCGTTCCCGGAGACAGCCTTAGGAAATAATGTCAGAGTGTCAATGTGGTCTTAGCCCTGTTTTTCTCTTTCGTATGCTTCCTTACCGGCCTCAACGGCCCTCGTGATTATGTTCTTCTCCTTGTCGACGAAGTCCTTGCCCTTATCGACAAAGGTCGTCGCCTTTTCCTTTACATGGCCCACGTATTCTTCAGCCTTATCCTTTGCATCCTCGGCCAAATCCTTGATGATCCTTCTCGTTTCCTGCCCGGTCTTCGGAGTTGTCAGAAGGGCCACTCCGGCGCCTATTATCCCGCCAAGAAAGAAGGAAAGAAGAACCGTACCTGCACTGAAACCGCTATCCTGCTGTCCCATACACTACCTCCTCTTTTTTATCGCTGCGTCCTGCCTCTGGAGCACGCATTCCTCAAAAAATAAGTTACACCCGCTCTTATCCCGGCTTTCAGCCCCCTTGTTTCATTGACCGACGCCGCGGCGGCATCTTTTACTGCAAAACTTACCTCGTTGATAGCCTCTCCGATTTGCCTCACGGAACCCGAGACATACCGAGCGTCGTCCGTTACCGTGCCCACGTCATCGGTGATCTTCCTGACGCTTTGCAAGGTCGTCTGCAATTCCTCCAGCGTAGGCCGGAGGGTTTCCTCCGTGGTTGCGATGAACCGGTCCAGTGATGCCACCGTTTTCTTGAGAGTTATTATCATATGAACAACATACACGACGAGTACCACCACCGCCAGAGTAATGATACCCAGAAAAATATTATTCATGACACCCCCTTCTCACCAAGATTGACCCCAGACGCCAATGTGGACGCTGCACTGTGTCCCGCGAACGAACTTACTACAGTATAATCATAATACCACATCAAGACAAGCTTCGGGTTTCAAGTTTAACCTTCGAATGGTGCGAAAGGCACAAAAGACGAGAGGCAGGCGGATTCTTCCCCCGGCGCATTAAAGGGGGATCCGCAACGGCTCATCCTTTGCCTGAAACTTGAGACTTGAAACCTGAAACCGTCTTTCCATATAATAAGGCAGCAAAGAAGGGGCCATGGTATATTTTGTCCCGTGACCTGGAACCTGTCTCTGAGGAGGACATGAATGAAAAACGCGGTGATCCTTTTTGGGAGTCCCCGGAAGAAAGGTAATACGGTCGAATTGGCCCGGGCCATGTCAAATACACTGAAAGACAGGGGATGGGGTGTCAGGACGCTTTATCTCAACGACCTCAATATCCGGCCCTGCCAGGGTTGTTATGCTTGTCTTCCCGGCGGCGTCTGCAAGATCAATGACGACATGAGGGATGTCCGCAAGTATATCATGGAGTCGGATCTCATTGTTTACGCGACCCCGATATACTGGTTCGGCCCCTCAGGACAGTTGAAGCTCGTCATGGACCGGTCCATGGCTTTCATGGACGAGAACTTTGGCTCCCGCATAGAAGGGAAGAAAGCCGTTACCCTGACGACATTCGGCGACGAGGATATGGATTCCTGCCGACCTGCGATCGATATTTTCCGGAAGACCTTCGACCTCCTCAAGGTGACCTACGCGGGACAGGTCGACGTACCCGGCTGCCAGCCGCAAGGGGGCGTCAAACAGGAATACATAGACAGGACGAAGGCGCTCGCCGAATCACTGGCATGAATATCCGCGGTCCCTTCTACTTCACCACGAAAAAGACCGGCAAGGCCATCTGGGACTACAAGATGCTCAACGACGGCGACAAGGTCATCCTTGCCGTCTCGGGCGGCAAGGACAGTCTGTGTCTTCTCAAGATAATGCAGGAGCGCCTGAAATTCGTCCCCATCAATTACGAACTCATCGCCTGCCATGTGGACATGGGTTTTCCCTGGGTCAATACGGACATACTCGCCGACTACTTCGAAAAGGAGGGTCTTTCCTACATCATCGCACGGCCTCCCGAGGCATGGAAGGGGCAAGAGGAGGATTTCGACTGTTTCTGGTGCAGCTGGAACCGGCGCAAGGCCATCTTCGATCTCGCGGGTGACATCGGCGCGAACAAGATCGCCTTCGCCCATCACATGGACGACATCATAGAAACGATGCTGCTCAATCTTTTTTTCCAGGGCGAGATCGGAACCATGATGCCCTATCAGGAGATGTTCGACGGGGAACTGGCCATCATTCGCCCCCTGGCCTATGTCGAAGAGAAGGAACTCACCCGCCTCGCCAGGATCCTGGACCTCCCCGTCATCGCCTCGTCATGTCCCCGCGGGGACACCTCGAAGCGGAGCCTCGTCAAAGGCATCGTCGCCGACCTCAGGCAGCACAACCGCAACGTAAAGAAGAACATCTTCAGAAGCCTCGCCAAGATCCGCAAAGAATACCTCCCGGAAATCGCACCGAAGTGAGTGACAAACGAATAACCAATGACCAAAGAAGAACCAGCAGCTGTATCATTGTTTGGTTATTGTCGGCTTTCCTGGTCACCGGTCACTCCCGTCATTTCAGATTCGGCAGCAGGCGGTCAAACACCCAGAAGCTGATGACGAGGACCAGAGCGACGATATAAAGATGGGGCAGAACACGTCCGACGCCCGGGGGGGCCTTCTTAAGCCAGCGGGCGGGGATAATGCTTACGATGACCACGAAGAGAAGGAAGAAGCAAAAAGGATTATAAGCGGCGGCGTCTCCGGGGTTGCCCGCGATAAGGCTGAGCATGGCGCGGGTCATGCCGCAGCCGGGGCAGGGGATGCCCGTGAGCGCCTCGAAGGGACAGAAGACGGGGAGGGTGCCGACGAGTTTCTCGGCGGAGACGATCCCCGTCGTGTTAACGAAGACAAACGCCAGGAGAAGGGCGATAAGGGCGAGGGCCGCTTTCCTGGGGATGAGATAATGCTCCATCCTATTTGCCGAAGATCTTGTTTATGGCATTCTGCTGGATGGCGTCGGTGACGATGTTGAGGCCGATTATCGCGAGGATGAGACTGAGGACGGGCAGGTCCCTGGATTGTGGGAAGCCCCGTTTGTCCTGGGCTTCTACGATACCCTGGGCCATGTAATACTCGTAGTAAATGTTAAAGAGGCTGCAGGTCACGATGGTCAGAAGGAACCAGAGCCAGAAATTATACCGCTGTTGTCCGAGAAGGTAATTGATGGCGCGCATCTGCCGGGCCTGCCAGAAGAACCAGTAGATGCCGCATGTGATGACGGACAGGATGATGTCGAGGGCGATGTTCGATGAAAAGGAGCCTGTGTCGGGCTCGGGAAGGGGAGAGTCAAAGGTCCTGCCCTGGCTTACATCCCCGTAGGGGGCCCCTATGGATTTCCCGCATGCGGAGCAGAAGAGCGCCCCGGATGCTATCTGGACGCCGCAATGGGGGCAGGTCACTATGCCGGGTTCCGCTGCGCCCAGTTCTTTTCCGCATTTTATGCAAAAATGTGATCCCTCCGGATTCTCGTTACCGCAGTTCCCGCACCGCATGGCGTACCTCCTTCCGAATTTTTCCGATTGTACCAGCGGTGCCTGAAATTGTAAAGCGAAAGACGATTATGTTGCCGCCTTCAACCGCCTCGATCACGACCAATGGTCAAGGGAAAGCAAAAAAGCACACAGGTTGCGCCTGTTGTTGTTCAGGTTCAGTTTTTTTCTAATGTTATACCTGTGAACCTCAACGGCCCGACGGGATATGTGAAGTGATTCGGCAATCTCTTTTGTTTTCCTGCCGTCCTTGATCAGGCTCGCAATATGCATTTCCGTGGGCGTAAACCCAAAATGACTGATATTCTTCAAGAACGGTGAAATGATGTTGTTCAGGTTGTTTTCAATGATCTCCATGAACATTTTTTGTCTGATATTGAGATTCATTTTTTGCATTTTGTTAATGTAGGGGAAGACCAGTGTTTTGACGTTGAGGACAATGTTATCCTCAAGTTCCTGTTTGTTCTCTTCAATGTGCCTGGCCAGCGCTTTCAAAGCTATATTTGCTTCCTCAAGATGCTGAGATTTGAAGCGAAGTTCTTCCTCTCTCCTCTTCAATGCTTCCTCTGCCAGTTTGCGATTTGTTATGTCTCTCAGGTACGACAGCAGCGCGAAATCCCCAAAGTACTTTATGGCAGAAACAGATACCTCAATATATATAACCGTTCCATCTTTGCGGATACCCTTGAACTCGTATCGTGATGGGCTTCTTGCGCCCCCCTTTGCTGTAGGTGGTCACCATTTCTTGATCGTCGGGGTGCACCGTGATAGTGATCGGCTGTCCCACGATCTCCCCGATATTTTCGTATCCGAACATCTTAAGGAATTTCTCATTCACATAGAAATGCAGACTGCCCTTTGTCAGGGCAACACCGTCATTCGATTTCTCAATAGCGATCCGGTAACGCTCTTCCGATTCCCTCAACAGCGTTTCAGCATTTCTCCGCTCTGTTATATCACGGCCTTCGGCAATCAGAAAAACTGCCTTGCCCTCCTTGCCCAATACGGGTTTTAAGGAAAAATCGAAATAATGAAGGGCGCCGTCCGAAGAGCGGTGAGTGGCCTCGAAACGCTGGAGTCTTTGGTCTGCGGATTCCTTTACGGCATTCCGCAGCATATTCATCAGTTTCCTGGAATGAGACCACCATGGCGTCATCCAGAACTTGCGTCCAATGACATCCTTTTCCTGAGCCCCGACGAACAGCAATGCGGCCCTGTTCACCTCCAATACGTCGCCGCCAGGCGTCAACAGGGCCATGAACTGAAACGTGAGGTCAAATATCGCACGAAATCTGCGTTCCCTTTCGAGAAGCTCTTCCCCTGACCTTCGGTTTTCATTGATATTACACATAATCTGTGCACGTCCCTCCATTCCTGCGCCTGGTCATGATGCGTCTTGGACATCGGGGCTATGGAATAATGGTCGAACGATATCATGTTTTACTTAATGAGGCCCCCCCATAATTGCATGAACAATTTTCGCGTCTGCACAATACTAATAATTCATATGTATTCCGTAGCAAGTTATTTGCTATAGCATTGTGTTTGCTTTTTGCATACAATTACGTGTTGCTTTCGTAGGAAAGCCATAGACCAAACATGTCGGGGGAACGTTTCGCTTGAGTGAAGAACACTACCGCTCTTTTGTCGACCTGAGTCCCGACATCATTTATCGCCTGGACAAGGAAGGACGGATAGTGTTCATTTCCAACGCCGTAAGACAACTCGGCTATGATCCGGACGAGCTTACGGGAAGGTTGTTCGAAGATATAGTCCATCCTGATGACCGAGGGCAAGCACCGGCTCACTTTGTGGAAAGACGTGTGGGCGATAGATCCACCCGAAAAATGGAACTGCGCCTTGTTAAAAAGAACAGAATCGTCCAGAACTACTCTCTTGCCGAGGTCACCGTTGAGCTTTCTTCCAAGGGGAAATGGGATGTTCCCGATGCCGACATATCAAACCCGGGGAAACGCTTTCTGTACTCGCAGGGTATCGCCCGGGATATTACCGAACGGAAGCGCATGGAAGAGGAACGGGAAGAACTTATTGTCGAACTCAAAGAAGCCTTATTCAGGGTCAAGACATTGAGCGGACTGCTTCCCATATGCAGTCACTGCAAGAAGATCCGCAATGACACGGGTCGTTGGGAACAATTGGAAGATTACATAAGACGGCATTCGGAAGCAGAATTCAGTCATGCCCTTTGTCCGGAATGCGCAAGAAAGACATATCCAGACTATTTCAAATGAAAAAGCATCAAATCGGGCACAGTTCGCCCTGAGGGAGCCTGTTCCATGACCTTTGCAGAAGATACGGAACGAAAAGAGCATAAAGAGACCATCAAGCAAAGGGAAGAGATATATCAAGCATTGATCGAGTCAACGGATATCGGTTTTGTGGTCCTCAATGCCAGGGCCGCCGTCGTGGACGCCAACGTTACATATGTCAGCCTTGCAGGCCACCGCTGTATCAGAGACATCCTTGGAAAGAACATCTTTGAATGGACGGCGCCGCACGATCGGGACAGGCTCGCTCAAGAACTGATGATATGCCTGGAGAAAGGTTCTGCACGGAACCTCGAGATCGATCATACGGACAGGAAGGGCAGCGTCACGCCGGTCGAGATCAACTCCACGCGTATCAATACCGATTCTGGAAATAGCATCGTCGCTTTTTGTCGCGATATTTCAAACCGCAGACGTATCGCAGGAAGACTCAATTATGAACTCGAAAAAGTTTCAGCCCTTACAGAAAGCACTCCATTTGGGCTGATGGTCATCGATAAACGGGGGAATCTCAAATATATCAACAACAAGTTCAAAATAATATTCGGATATGAGATCGAAGATCTTCGGGATGGAAGGACATGGTTCCGAAAGGCATATCCCGATCGGGACTATCGGCACAGGGTAATTTCCACCTGGGTCGAATGCGCGGGAAGATTCTTGAAGCCCGGCGAAGCCGGGGAGAGAAAACCCTATACGTTTACCGCGGTCTGTAAAGACGGCTCGAAAAAGATGATCAACTTTATCCCCGTACAGCTCAGCAGCGGTGATACCCTCATTAGCTGCGAGGACATCACCGCCCGAAAGCTGATGGAAAAAGAGAAGATGCAGCTTGAGGCGCGGATGCGCCAATCAGAAAAGATGGAAGCCATCGGAAAACTGGCCGGCGGCATTGCCCACGACTTTAACAACATCCTTTCCGTTCTGCTGGGCCATGCCGGTTTTCTGAAGATGAAGATCCGGGGAGACGATCCGCTGAAAGCCCGTGTGGCGCAGATCATCGATGCAATTGAAAAGGCCTCGAGCTTCACCAGGAGTCTCCTTGCCTTCAGCCGGAAACAGGACGTCGTGCTTCAACCGGTTCAGATCAATGCCGTGATCAGGAAGGGCATATACGTTCTGGCCGCGCTGCTTCCGAAAAATATCCAGCTCGAGATGTTGCTCGACGCTCAGGATGAGACGATCCTGGCGGATATATCCAAGATCGATCAGGTCATGATGAATCTGATCGCAAACGCCCGCGATGCCATGCCGCAAGGCGGGAAGATCACCATTGAATCGAAAAAGGTCACCCTGGACAAGAGATTCCAGGAGCTGCATGGATACGGCGCCCCGGCGGAGTATGTCCTGATCACCGTTGCCGACACGGGCACCGGCATGGATGAGGGTGCAAAAGACAAGATATTCGAGCCCTTCTATACCACGAAGAAAACGGGGGAGGGAACAGGTCTTGGCCTTGCCATTGTTTACGGCATAGTGAAGCAGCATAATGGATATATCAACGTTTCCAGCGAGCCGAACAGGGGAACGACTTTTAATGTCTATTTCCCTGTAGAAACGCCGGAGAAGCCCGAGAGATCGATGAGCCATTCATCTGAGGCGAAAGTCAACAACGCTGATGCTGATGAAGGGCCCCCTGCGTTTTAACCCGCCGGGTCCCGAGAACATAAAACGTAGAATATCGCGCCGCCCGTTGATTCCCGCAATAGAGCATGATCGTTTTGCCTTGAACCACCATGGCTGCTGGTGGTAATAAATGAAAGGGATCATGTCACCATATAATCCATTTTCTTCCCACCATTCTGAACAGAATATTTCTTTTGACGTTCCCGACGTTTCGTTCTTGAGACTTTACAGGGGTTCGCGCGGATCAAGGAATGAGCTTGGAATATAATTCCTGACCCAGGGAGGGTAAGCGATGAACAAACATGTGCCGGTGTGGCTATGGGCAAC from Syntrophorhabdaceae bacterium encodes the following:
- a CDS encoding Crp/Fnr family transcriptional regulator; translated protein: MDAMATVPLFKGLSDKQLDDLARAFPRRRYAAGETIFAEGSPAEGFYVLLSGRLKIYKLSMEGKEQILHIIESGEPFAEVALFSETTFPAHAEAIRESEVMFFSRKAFKQLAVDDPSIIMNMLAILSQRLKYFTRLVEDLSLKEVPQRLAAYLVFLAQREGSHQVSLGISKGQLASLLGTIPETLSRIMTKMAGRGLIEMQGRRISIIDRPALEALADGTRGL
- a CDS encoding HD-GYP domain-containing protein yields the protein MSEDNLHQLLEYLARAAKEVSRGDYRSAGEIFELTKSGKYPPGITELAEAFGMMMVMVEAREENLERLIENLREQKGVLENTSKALHQANIGVLEVLGSAIAKRDHGTSAHNYRVTLYAFHVAAALGHDEKHTRSLIKGSFLHDVGKIGISDAILLKEGHLTGREFEIMKGHVQHGSDIVNSYSWLNDCLDVVLYHHEKFNGTGYMAGLKGDDIPINARIFAVADVFDALTSARPYKGAMSYDEAMDMMRKGRGSHFDPEIVDSLCGLGDALYREIYFGDEDHLRNTLKGRVQDLFREENNH
- a CDS encoding AI-2E family transporter; the protein is MMENRFYSFVLMFIVVVLGYLTYEILSPFLSAIMWGIVLSLIFYPLYAFILKYVRYRSLASILTLLSIFLILIGPFSYFAYLLTQETVALVNRIQTGDGNLLQGFLAHPIVSTVVQKLIVVLRTTEAEFYKTVTDSIVYTARESTGLIKAGFGNIVVGSVNFIFMFLAIFFFLEDGPSFIEKMGSFMPFSRKQRTRLLRQTKDIVVSTIYGGVVVAMSQAVIGSIAFALLGIRSPMVWGLAMFIASFIPAVGTFIVWGPMVIYLFFQAQYVKGIILILVGVLAISSVDNILRPLIIKGKMKMPTVAIFFAILGGIKFFGFIGLILGPLVLALFVSVFDIFRYSEEERGKMEDDTQ
- a CDS encoding YtxH domain-containing protein; amino-acid sequence: MGQQDSGFSAGTVLLSFFLGGIIGAGVALLTTPKTGQETRRIIKDLAEDAKDKAEEYVGHVKEKATTFVDKGKDFVDKEKNIITRAVEAGKEAYEREKQG
- a CDS encoding DUF948 domain-containing protein; this translates as MNNIFLGIITLAVVVLVVYVVHMIITLKKTVASLDRFIATTEETLRPTLEELQTTLQSVRKITDDVGTVTDDARYVSGSVRQIGEAINEVSFAVKDAAAASVNETRGLKAGIRAGVTYFLRNACSRGRTQR
- a CDS encoding flavodoxin family protein; translated protein: MKNAVILFGSPRKKGNTVELARAMSNTLKDRGWGVRTLYLNDLNIRPCQGCYACLPGGVCKINDDMRDVRKYIMESDLIVYATPIYWFGPSGQLKLVMDRSMAFMDENFGSRIEGKKAVTLTTFGDEDMDSCRPAIDIFRKTFDLLKVTYAGQVDVPGCQPQGGVKQEYIDRTKALAESLA
- a CDS encoding ATP-binding protein, producing MNIRGPFYFTTKKTGKAIWDYKMLNDGDKVILAVSGGKDSLCLLKIMQERLKFVPINYELIACHVDMGFPWVNTDILADYFEKEGLSYIIARPPEAWKGQEEDFDCFWCSWNRRKAIFDLAGDIGANKIAFAHHMDDIIETMLLNLFFQGEIGTMMPYQEMFDGELAIIRPLAYVEEKELTRLARILDLPVIASSCPRGDTSKRSLVKGIVADLRQHNRNVKKNIFRSLAKIRKEYLPEIAPK
- a CDS encoding DUF2752 domain-containing protein: MEHYLIPRKAALALIALLLAFVFVNTTGIVSAEKLVGTLPVFCPFEALTGIPCPGCGMTRAMLSLIAGNPGDAAAYNPFCFFLLFVVIVSIIPARWLKKAPPGVGRVLPHLYIVALVLVISFWVFDRLLPNLK
- a CDS encoding zinc-ribbon domain-containing protein; the encoded protein is MRCGNCGNENPEGSHFCIKCGKELGAAEPGIVTCPHCGVQIASGALFCSACGKSIGAPYGDVSQGRTFDSPLPEPDTGSFSSNIALDIILSVITCGIYWFFWQARQMRAINYLLGQQRYNFWLWFLLTIVTCSLFNIYYEYYMAQGIVEAQDKRGFPQSRDLPVLSLILAIIGLNIVTDAIQQNAINKIFGK
- a CDS encoding helix-turn-helix transcriptional regulator, whose translation is MKRREEELRFKSQHLEEANIALKALARHIEENKQELEDNIVLNVKTLVFPYINKMQKMNLNIRQKMFMEIIENNLNNIISPFLKNISHFGFTPTEMHIASLIKDGRKTKEIAESLHISRRAVEVHRYNIRKKLNLNNNRRNLCAFLLSLDHWS
- a CDS encoding PAS domain-containing protein; translation: MCNINENRRSGEELLERERRFRAIFDLTFQFMALLTPGGDVLEVNRAALLFVGAQEKDVIGRKFWMTPWWSHSRKLMNMLRNAVKESADQRLQRFEATHRSSDGALHYFDFSLKPVLGKEGKAVFLIAEGRDITERRNAETLLRESEERYRIAIEKSNDGVALTKGSLHFYVNEKFLKMFGYENIGEIVGQPITITVHPDDQEMVTTYSKGGRKKPITIRVQGYPQRWNGYIY
- a CDS encoding PAS domain S-box protein, whose translation is MSEEHYRSFVDLSPDIIYRLDKEGRIVFISNAVRQLGYDPDELTGRLFEDIVHPDDRGQAPAHFVERRVGDRSTRKMELRLVKKNRIVQNYSLAEVTVELSSKGKWDVPDADISNPGKRFLYSQGIARDITERKRMEEEREELIVELKEALFRVKTLSGLLPICSHCKKIRNDTGRWEQLEDYIRRHSEAEFSHALCPECARKTYPDYFK
- a CDS encoding PAS domain S-box protein, which codes for MTFAEDTERKEHKETIKQREEIYQALIESTDIGFVVLNARAAVVDANVTYVSLAGHRCIRDILGKNIFEWTAPHDRDRLAQELMICLEKGSARNLEIDHTDRKGSVTPVEINSTRINTDSGNSIVAFCRDISNRRRIAGRLNYELEKVSALTESTPFGLMVIDKRGNLKYINNKFKIIFGYEIEDLRDGRTWFRKAYPDRDYRHRVISTWVECAGRFLKPGEAGERKPYTFTAVCKDGSKKMINFIPVQLSSGDTLISCEDITARKLMEKEKMQLEARMRQSEKMEAIGKLAGGIAHDFNNILSVLLGHAGFLKMKIRGDDPLKARVAQIIDAIEKASSFTRSLLAFSRKQDVVLQPVQINAVIRKGIYVLAALLPKNIQLEMLLDAQDETILADISKIDQVMMNLIANARDAMPQGGKITIESKKVTLDKRFQELHGYGAPAEYVLITVADTGTGMDEGAKDKIFEPFYTTKKTGEGTGLGLAIVYGIVKQHNGYINVSSEPNRGTTFNVYFPVETPEKPERSMSHSSEAKVNNADADEGPPAF